A genomic stretch from Frigoribacterium sp. PvP032 includes:
- a CDS encoding 50S ribosomal protein L25/general stress protein Ctc gives MADDNTLSALVRTSFGKGAARKIRAKDQIPAVIYGHGTDPQHVTLPGHETMLITRRSNALITLDIEGTKQLALVKDIQRDPVKQVIEHIDLIVVRQGEKVEVDVPVHIEGESAPGTIHVVELNAITLEVSATAIPQSVVVSIEGLEDGAQVHASDVVLPEGAALVTDAEVLITSVSVPQLDLTTDAVDDESGEAAEAEGDVPSIEDEERSE, from the coding sequence ATGGCTGACGACAACACCCTGTCCGCTCTCGTCCGCACCAGCTTCGGCAAGGGCGCGGCCCGCAAGATCCGCGCGAAGGACCAGATCCCGGCGGTCATCTACGGTCACGGCACCGACCCGCAGCACGTCACGCTGCCCGGCCACGAGACGATGCTCATCACCCGTCGCTCGAACGCCCTCATCACGCTCGACATCGAGGGCACGAAGCAGCTCGCCCTCGTCAAGGACATCCAGCGCGACCCGGTGAAGCAGGTCATCGAGCACATCGACCTCATCGTCGTGCGTCAGGGCGAGAAGGTCGAGGTGGACGTCCCCGTGCACATCGAGGGCGAGTCCGCTCCCGGCACGATCCACGTCGTCGAGCTCAACGCCATCACGCTCGAGGTGTCGGCCACCGCGATCCCGCAGTCGGTCGTCGTCTCGATCGAGGGCCTCGAGGACGGCGCGCAGGTGCACGCCTCCGACGTCGTCCTCCCCGAGGGCGCCGCGCTCGTCACCGACGCCGAGGTGCTCATCACGAGCGTCTCCGTCCCCCAGCTCGACCTCACCACGGACGCCGTCGACGACGAGTCGGGCGAGGCAGCCGAGGCCGAGGGCGACGTGCCCTCGATCGAGGACGAAGAGCGCTCCGAGTAG
- the glmU gene encoding bifunctional UDP-N-acetylglucosamine diphosphorylase/glucosamine-1-phosphate N-acetyltransferase GlmU: MPERSLAVVVLAAGQGTRMKSSTPKVLHRLAGLPLIQHVLETAGALQPQHLVAVVRHERDLVVTSIVETTPGAVIVDQDEIPGTGRAVEQAVEALPADFEGDVVVVSADVPFLDHATLGALLEQHREEAAAATLLSAVLPDAHGYGRVVRRSSGDVDRIVEHKDATEEERQLREINSGTYAFTVAALRTHLPRVGSANTQNEKYVTDVVGLLTAAGERVSARAVDETWRLEGINDRVQLAAAARRLNDRIVEHWQREGVSIVDPQTTWIDRDVALSPDVELLPGTQLKGATYVAAGAVVGPDTTLVDTEVGEGAVVKRTDATLAVIGARASVGPFSYLRPGTVLGEGGKIGTFVETKNAEIGAGSKVPHLSYIGDTEVGTDSNIGAGTITANYDGVNKHRTEVGSNVRTGSHNVFVAPVRIGDGAYSGAGTVVRKDVPAGALALSIAPQRNASGWVEANRPGSAAAEAAARAERTTD; the protein is encoded by the coding sequence ATGCCCGAACGCAGCCTCGCCGTCGTCGTCCTCGCCGCAGGGCAGGGCACGCGCATGAAGTCCTCGACGCCGAAGGTGCTGCACAGGCTGGCAGGCCTGCCGCTGATCCAGCACGTGCTCGAGACCGCGGGGGCGCTGCAGCCGCAACACCTCGTCGCCGTCGTGCGGCACGAGCGTGACCTGGTCGTGACGAGCATCGTCGAGACGACGCCCGGCGCCGTGATCGTCGACCAGGACGAGATCCCCGGCACCGGCCGCGCCGTCGAGCAGGCCGTCGAGGCGCTGCCCGCCGACTTCGAGGGCGACGTCGTCGTCGTCAGCGCCGACGTGCCGTTCCTCGACCACGCCACCCTCGGCGCTCTCCTCGAGCAGCACCGCGAGGAGGCGGCGGCCGCGACGCTGCTGTCGGCCGTCCTCCCCGACGCGCACGGCTACGGCCGCGTGGTCCGCCGTTCGTCGGGCGACGTCGACCGCATCGTCGAGCACAAGGACGCCACCGAGGAGGAGCGGCAGCTGCGCGAGATCAACTCCGGCACCTACGCCTTCACCGTCGCGGCACTTCGCACCCATCTGCCCCGCGTCGGCTCGGCCAACACGCAGAACGAGAAGTACGTGACCGACGTCGTCGGGCTGCTCACCGCGGCCGGCGAGCGCGTCTCCGCCCGTGCCGTCGACGAGACCTGGCGCCTCGAGGGCATCAACGACCGGGTGCAGCTCGCCGCGGCGGCCCGCCGCCTGAACGACCGCATCGTCGAGCACTGGCAGCGCGAGGGCGTCAGCATCGTCGACCCGCAGACCACCTGGATCGACCGCGACGTCGCCCTCAGCCCTGACGTCGAGCTGCTGCCCGGCACCCAGCTGAAGGGCGCCACCTACGTCGCGGCGGGTGCCGTGGTCGGTCCCGACACGACGCTCGTCGACACCGAGGTCGGCGAGGGCGCGGTCGTGAAGCGCACCGACGCGACCCTCGCCGTGATCGGGGCCCGCGCCTCCGTGGGGCCGTTCTCGTACCTGCGTCCCGGCACCGTGCTCGGCGAGGGCGGCAAGATCGGCACCTTCGTCGAGACGAAGAACGCCGAGATCGGCGCGGGCTCGAAGGTGCCGCACCTCAGCTACATCGGCGACACCGAGGTCGGCACGGACAGCAACATCGGCGCCGGCACCATCACGGCGAACTACGACGGGGTGAACAAGCACCGCACCGAGGTCGGGTCGAACGTGCGCACCGGGTCGCACAACGTGTTCGTCGCCCCCGTTAGGATTGGCGACGGAGCGTACTCAGGCGCAGGGACGGTCGTCCGCAAGGACGTACCGGCCGGCGCGCTGGCGTTGAGCATCGCCCCACAGCGCAATGCGAGCGGATGGGTCGAGGCGAACCGCCCCGGCTCCGCGGCGGCCGAGGCCGCCGCCCGCGCCGAACGAACGACCGACTGA
- the mfd gene encoding transcription-repair coupling factor has translation MILAGLIQALSRASTYSSALDRADRSTDFSVVDGLRVPLLAGLLARRAGPQAMLVVTATGRESEAVRLSLASYVPDAEVIEFPAWETLPHERLSPSAETVGKRIHALRRLAAWSAEADAAAASAGGAGAGSAVRPLVVVAGVRAALQPVSDNLADIDPVVLTIGDRGHDLSAIALRLVDLAYARVDMVTRRGEFAVRGGILDVFPPTAEHPVRVDFFGDEVDQLRNFSVADQRSLEGVVSTVELPPSREMLLTAPVRQRAREMQHEFPGIAQMLAKIAEGIPVEGMESLAPALVDRLVPLTHYLPAGASVAVLSPERVQSRAQSLAETNREFLSAAWNAATAGAAAPIDLDAGDFLALRDLRSAAGDRAWFTFSGFDSGEVLTDVEAAQAAGDYVRVEAAPVPSFSGHAEGALDHVVGRVQDGWSVVVTARGTGLVERARDVLAEQGVAARLVDALPDELEQGVVHLVAGGVEAGFELPSAKIAVLGESDFYGRSANYDSRQVKKLASRRKNVVDPLQLKPGDVVVHQTHGIGKFLELTSREVSSGGRNAVKNNREYLVLEYAPSKRGYPGDKLYVPTDQLDLLSRYVGGEAPSLSKMGGSDWASAKSKARRAVRDIAVELVKLYSARMASKGHAFPPDTPWQRELEEAFPFAETPDQLTTIDEIKADMERPIPMDRLLSGDVGYGKTEVAVRAAFKAIQDGKQVVMLVPTTLLVKQHFDTFSERFAGFPVHLRSLSRFQSAKESKETIKGLGDGTVDMVIGTHRLLSEGIAYKDVGLVIIDEEQRFGVEHKDALKKLKTNVDILAMSATPIPRSLEMAVTGIREMSTLATPPEDRHPILTFVGPEGDRQKAAAIRRELLREGQVFFVHNRVSSINRVAAEIAELVPEARVAVAHGQMAESTLEQVMVDFWERKFDVLVSTTIIETGLDIANANTLIIDRADKYGLSQLHQLRGRVGRGRERGYAYFLYDPDKPLSETAQDRLETIAANNELGAGMQVALKDLEIRGAGNLLGGEQSGHIAGVGFDLYLRMIGEAVGAFRGDVAEGQTELRLELPVDAHIPDEYVESERLRLEAYQKLSTASAPTSSDDQIDSVLDELTDRYGTPPASVLALIEVSRLRRAAQKAGLSEVVVMGSNLRVAGADLADSMQVRLQRLYPGARWFGQTNSVSVPLPVRHGVGLADAELILWVEQLMTAIYGAEVPRPAVDGVAPTA, from the coding sequence GTGATACTCGCGGGCTTGATCCAGGCGCTCTCGCGCGCCTCCACGTACTCCTCTGCCCTCGACCGGGCCGACCGCAGCACCGACTTCTCGGTGGTCGACGGCCTGCGCGTGCCGCTCCTCGCGGGGCTGCTCGCCAGACGCGCCGGGCCCCAGGCCATGCTCGTGGTCACCGCCACCGGTCGCGAGTCGGAGGCCGTCCGCCTGTCCCTCGCCAGCTACGTCCCCGACGCCGAGGTGATCGAGTTCCCCGCGTGGGAGACGCTGCCGCACGAGCGACTCAGCCCGAGCGCCGAGACGGTGGGCAAGCGCATCCACGCGCTCCGTCGCCTGGCTGCCTGGTCGGCCGAGGCTGACGCAGCCGCAGCCTCCGCGGGCGGCGCCGGCGCCGGGTCCGCCGTGCGTCCACTCGTCGTCGTCGCGGGCGTCCGTGCGGCCCTGCAGCCCGTCTCCGACAACCTCGCCGACATCGACCCGGTCGTCCTGACCATCGGCGACCGTGGCCACGACCTCTCGGCCATCGCGCTGAGGCTCGTCGACCTCGCCTACGCCCGGGTCGACATGGTCACGCGTCGCGGCGAGTTCGCGGTGCGCGGCGGCATCCTCGACGTGTTCCCGCCGACGGCCGAGCACCCGGTGCGGGTCGACTTCTTCGGCGACGAGGTCGATCAGCTCCGCAACTTCTCCGTGGCCGACCAGCGCAGCCTCGAGGGCGTGGTCAGCACCGTCGAGCTGCCGCCGAGCCGCGAGATGCTGCTCACCGCGCCGGTGCGCCAGCGCGCGCGAGAGATGCAGCACGAGTTCCCGGGCATCGCCCAGATGCTCGCCAAGATCGCCGAGGGCATCCCGGTCGAGGGCATGGAGTCGCTGGCGCCCGCCCTGGTCGACCGTCTCGTGCCGCTCACCCACTACCTGCCGGCGGGCGCCTCCGTGGCCGTGCTCTCGCCCGAGCGCGTGCAGTCCAGGGCACAGAGCCTCGCCGAGACGAACCGCGAGTTCCTGTCCGCGGCCTGGAACGCCGCGACGGCCGGCGCGGCCGCGCCGATCGACCTCGACGCCGGCGACTTCCTCGCCCTCCGCGACCTGCGGTCAGCCGCCGGCGACCGTGCGTGGTTCACCTTCAGCGGCTTCGACTCCGGCGAGGTCCTCACCGACGTCGAGGCCGCCCAGGCGGCAGGCGACTACGTGCGGGTCGAGGCTGCTCCCGTCCCGAGCTTCAGCGGGCACGCCGAGGGCGCCCTCGACCACGTCGTCGGCCGGGTGCAGGACGGCTGGAGCGTCGTCGTCACCGCGCGCGGCACCGGACTCGTCGAGCGGGCCCGCGACGTGCTCGCCGAGCAGGGGGTCGCCGCGCGCCTCGTCGACGCCCTGCCCGACGAGCTCGAGCAGGGCGTCGTGCACCTCGTCGCCGGGGGAGTGGAGGCGGGCTTCGAGCTGCCGTCCGCCAAGATCGCCGTCCTCGGCGAGAGCGACTTCTACGGCCGGTCGGCGAACTACGACTCGCGCCAGGTCAAGAAGCTCGCGAGCCGGCGCAAGAACGTCGTCGACCCGCTGCAGCTCAAGCCGGGCGACGTGGTCGTGCACCAGACCCACGGCATCGGCAAGTTCCTCGAGCTGACCAGCCGCGAGGTCTCGTCGGGCGGCCGCAACGCGGTCAAGAACAACCGCGAGTACCTCGTGCTCGAGTACGCCCCGTCGAAGCGCGGCTACCCCGGCGACAAGCTGTACGTCCCCACCGACCAGCTCGACCTGCTCAGCCGGTACGTCGGCGGCGAGGCGCCGTCGCTCAGCAAGATGGGCGGCAGCGACTGGGCCTCGGCGAAGAGCAAGGCGCGCCGGGCCGTCCGCGACATCGCGGTCGAGCTCGTGAAGCTCTACTCGGCGCGGATGGCGTCGAAGGGGCACGCGTTCCCGCCGGACACCCCGTGGCAGCGCGAGCTCGAGGAGGCGTTCCCGTTCGCCGAGACGCCCGACCAGCTGACGACCATCGACGAGATCAAGGCCGACATGGAGCGGCCGATCCCCATGGACCGCCTCCTCTCGGGCGACGTCGGCTACGGCAAGACCGAGGTGGCCGTGCGTGCCGCCTTCAAGGCGATCCAGGACGGCAAGCAGGTCGTGATGCTCGTGCCGACGACCCTGCTCGTGAAGCAGCACTTCGACACCTTCAGCGAGCGCTTCGCCGGGTTCCCCGTGCACCTCAGGAGCCTCAGCCGGTTCCAGTCCGCGAAGGAGAGCAAGGAGACGATCAAGGGGCTCGGCGACGGCACGGTCGACATGGTCATCGGCACGCACCGGCTGCTGAGCGAGGGCATCGCCTACAAGGACGTCGGGCTCGTCATCATCGACGAGGAGCAGCGGTTCGGCGTCGAGCACAAGGACGCCCTGAAGAAGCTCAAGACGAACGTCGACATCCTCGCCATGTCGGCCACCCCCATCCCTCGGTCGCTCGAGATGGCCGTGACCGGCATCCGCGAGATGTCCACGCTCGCGACGCCGCCGGAGGACCGGCACCCGATCCTCACCTTCGTGGGGCCCGAGGGCGACCGGCAGAAGGCGGCGGCGATCCGGCGAGAGCTGCTGCGCGAGGGCCAGGTGTTCTTCGTGCATAACCGCGTCTCGAGCATCAACCGCGTCGCGGCCGAGATCGCCGAGCTCGTGCCGGAGGCGCGGGTCGCGGTGGCGCACGGCCAGATGGCCGAGTCCACCCTCGAGCAGGTCATGGTCGACTTCTGGGAGCGCAAGTTCGACGTGCTCGTGTCGACGACCATCATCGAGACCGGCCTCGACATCGCGAACGCGAACACGCTCATCATCGACCGCGCCGACAAGTACGGCCTCAGCCAGCTGCACCAGCTCCGCGGCCGCGTCGGCCGAGGCCGCGAGCGCGGCTACGCGTACTTCCTCTACGACCCGGACAAGCCGCTCAGCGAGACCGCGCAGGACAGGCTGGAGACGATCGCCGCGAACAACGAGCTCGGCGCCGGCATGCAGGTGGCCCTGAAGGACCTGGAGATCCGCGGCGCGGGCAACCTGCTCGGCGGCGAGCAGTCCGGCCACATCGCGGGCGTCGGCTTCGACCTCTACCTCCGCATGATCGGCGAGGCGGTGGGCGCGTTCCGCGGCGACGTGGCCGAGGGCCAGACCGAGCTGCGACTCGAGCTGCCAGTCGACGCGCACATCCCCGACGAGTACGTCGAGAGCGAGCGCCTGCGGCTCGAGGCGTACCAGAAGCTGTCGACCGCCAGTGCTCCCACGTCCAGCGACGATCAGATCGACTCGGTGCTCGACGAGCTCACCGACCGCTACGGGACGCCGCCCGCCTCGGTGCTCGCGCTGATCGAGGTCTCCCGCCTCCGACGGGCGGCGCAGAAGGCCGGGCTGAGCGAGGTCGTCGTCATGGGCAGCAACCTGCGGGTCGCCGGGGCAGACCTGGCGGACAGCATGCAGGTGCGCCTGCAGCGCCTGTACCCGGGCGCCCGCTGGTTCGGCCAGACGAACTCCGTCAGCGTGCCCCTGCCCGTCCGGCACGGCGTGGGGCTGGCCGACGCCGAGCTCATCCTCTGGGTCGAGCAGCTGATGACGGCCATCTACGGCGCCGAGGTGCCGCGGCCCGCCGTCGACGGGGTCGCGCCCACGGCCTGA
- the gndA gene encoding NADP-dependent phosphogluconate dehydrogenase, with protein sequence MGSNLARNLASREGNTVAVYNRSPERTDTLMSEHGDAGFVASKSIEDFAASLQKPRTAIIMVQAGKGTDAVIDQLADLFEEGDIIVDGGNANFQDTRRREAALKERGLNFVGAGISGGEEGALKGPSIMPGGSKEAYETLGPILSSIAAVAEGEPCVTHIGSDGAGHFVKMIHNGIEYADMQLIAESYDLLRRVGGHEPADIAAVFEEWNEGELESYLIEITAEVLRQVDAKTGGPLVDSIVDAAGSKGTGVWTVQNSVGLGVPVGGIAEAVFARAVSSKPDQRAAVQATLQGRPEVQDAGDGFEDDVQKALYASKIVAYAQGFDAIIAGALEYDWDIDKGAVAKIWRGGCIIRAQFLNRIVEAYEKDSTIATLLEDDYFAAAVRDGEQAWRRIVAKAALSGIPVPGFASALSYYDSLASERLPAALIQGQRDFFGAHTYERVGEDGVFHTLWSGDRSEIETEPSTH encoded by the coding sequence ATGGGCTCGAACCTCGCCCGCAACCTCGCCAGCCGCGAGGGCAACACCGTCGCCGTCTACAACCGGTCGCCCGAGCGCACCGACACCCTCATGAGCGAGCACGGCGACGCCGGCTTCGTCGCCTCGAAGTCGATCGAGGACTTCGCCGCCTCGCTGCAGAAGCCGCGCACCGCGATCATCATGGTGCAGGCAGGCAAGGGCACCGACGCCGTCATCGACCAGCTCGCCGACCTCTTCGAGGAGGGCGACATCATCGTCGACGGCGGCAACGCCAACTTCCAGGACACGAGGAGGCGGGAGGCAGCTCTCAAGGAGCGCGGCCTGAACTTCGTCGGCGCCGGCATCTCCGGCGGCGAGGAGGGCGCCCTCAAGGGCCCGTCGATCATGCCCGGCGGCTCGAAGGAGGCGTACGAGACGCTCGGCCCGATCCTCTCGTCGATCGCCGCGGTCGCCGAGGGCGAGCCCTGCGTCACCCACATCGGCTCCGACGGCGCCGGCCACTTCGTCAAGATGATCCACAACGGCATCGAGTACGCCGACATGCAGCTCATCGCCGAGTCGTACGACCTGCTCCGTCGCGTCGGCGGCCACGAGCCGGCCGACATCGCCGCCGTGTTCGAGGAGTGGAACGAGGGCGAGCTCGAGTCGTACCTGATCGAGATCACCGCAGAGGTGCTGCGCCAGGTCGACGCCAAGACCGGCGGCCCGCTCGTCGACTCCATCGTCGACGCTGCCGGCTCGAAGGGCACCGGCGTCTGGACCGTGCAGAACAGCGTCGGCCTGGGCGTGCCCGTCGGCGGCATCGCCGAGGCCGTCTTCGCCCGCGCCGTCTCGTCGAAGCCCGACCAGCGCGCCGCCGTGCAGGCGACCCTGCAGGGCCGACCCGAGGTGCAGGATGCGGGCGACGGCTTCGAGGACGACGTGCAGAAGGCGCTCTACGCCTCGAAGATCGTGGCCTACGCCCAGGGCTTCGACGCGATCATCGCGGGCGCGCTCGAGTACGACTGGGACATCGACAAGGGCGCCGTGGCGAAGATCTGGCGCGGCGGCTGCATCATCCGCGCGCAGTTCCTCAACCGCATCGTCGAGGCGTACGAGAAGGACAGCACCATCGCGACCCTGCTCGAGGACGACTACTTCGCCGCCGCCGTCCGCGACGGCGAGCAGGCCTGGCGCCGCATCGTCGCCAAGGCGGCCCTCTCGGGGATCCCCGTGCCCGGGTTCGCTTCGGCGCTGTCGTACTACGACTCGCTCGCGTCGGAGCGCCTCCCCGCCGCCCTCATCCAGGGACAGCGCGACTTCTTCGGCGCGCACACCTACGAGCGGGTCGGCGAGGACGGCGTGTTCCACACGCTGTGGTCGGGCGACCGCTCGGAGATCGAGACGGAGCCGTCGACGCACTGA
- the pth gene encoding aminoacyl-tRNA hydrolase — translation MDDSQWLVVGLGNPGPDYAGTRHNVGQMVLAELAHRLSASFKNHRTNASVAEGRTQPGGPRFVLAAPRSFMNLSGGPVAALLKYYDLDVSRLIVVHDELDIDFDSIKLKQGGGHGGHNGLRDIIAATGSNEFLRVRVGIGRPPGRQPAADYVLKSFSSAERRELPLLLGDAADAVELIVSDGLTAAQLKFHTAKA, via the coding sequence GTGGACGACTCGCAGTGGCTCGTGGTCGGGCTCGGCAACCCCGGGCCCGACTACGCCGGCACCCGGCACAACGTCGGTCAGATGGTGCTCGCCGAGCTGGCGCACCGCCTGTCGGCGAGCTTCAAGAACCACCGCACCAACGCGAGCGTGGCGGAGGGCCGCACCCAGCCGGGCGGTCCCCGCTTCGTCCTCGCCGCTCCTCGCAGCTTCATGAACCTGTCGGGCGGGCCCGTGGCGGCGCTGCTCAAGTACTACGACCTCGACGTGTCGCGGCTCATCGTCGTGCACGACGAGCTCGACATCGACTTCGACTCGATCAAGCTCAAGCAGGGCGGCGGCCACGGCGGCCACAACGGCCTGCGCGACATCATCGCCGCCACCGGCTCGAACGAGTTCCTGCGCGTGCGCGTCGGCATCGGTCGACCGCCCGGCCGCCAGCCCGCAGCCGACTACGTGCTCAAGTCCTTCTCGTCGGCCGAGCGCAGAGAGCTGCCGTTGCTGCTCGGCGACGCCGCCGACGCGGTCGAGCTCATCGTCTCGGACGGGCTCACCGCGGCGCAGCTCAAGTTCCACACCGCCAAGGCCTGA
- a CDS encoding gluconokinase, producing MPETPQPATPQPAQIPPVVVMGVSGSGKSTVGELLARTAGVPFVDADDLHPKANRDKMAAGHALDDDDRAPWLEIVAQRIRDAGEDGVVVACSALKRSYRDVLRGGDPRLRFVHLTGVRELVAERQKARKGHFMPPGLMESQFATLEPLGEDEPGSDVDVSAGPDEIVAEALVELRGR from the coding sequence GTGCCTGAGACTCCGCAGCCCGCGACCCCGCAGCCCGCTCAGATCCCGCCCGTCGTCGTGATGGGGGTGTCCGGCTCCGGCAAGTCCACGGTCGGCGAGCTCCTCGCCCGCACCGCCGGCGTGCCGTTCGTCGACGCCGACGACCTGCATCCGAAGGCGAACCGCGACAAGATGGCAGCCGGCCACGCCCTCGACGACGACGACCGTGCCCCTTGGCTCGAGATCGTCGCGCAGCGCATCCGCGACGCGGGGGAGGACGGCGTCGTCGTCGCCTGCTCTGCCCTCAAGCGGAGCTACCGCGACGTGCTCAGGGGAGGCGACCCGCGCCTCAGGTTCGTGCACCTGACCGGTGTGCGCGAGCTCGTGGCGGAGAGGCAGAAGGCCCGCAAGGGTCACTTCATGCCGCCCGGGCTGATGGAGTCGCAGTTCGCGACCCTCGAGCCGCTCGGCGAGGACGAGCCCGGGTCCGACGTCGACGTCTCGGCCGGTCCGGACGAGATCGTGGCGGAGGCGCTGGTCGAGCTCCGGGGGCGCTGA
- a CDS encoding SRPBCC family protein, with amino-acid sequence MPVVESRCVVPVTPELAFAVSQTTGEARLRWDPFIRHQHFLDGATRPAKGVRTLTVQRFGFRMESEYVSFAPPTNVGFAMTTGPWFFARMGGGWRFKPVEGDPGSTAATWRYNFTCRPSWLAPIAERVGAVVLQRDIDRRIRGYARGCQDPFVLAAATATLPGATPAD; translated from the coding sequence GTGCCCGTCGTCGAGTCGCGCTGCGTCGTCCCCGTCACCCCGGAGCTCGCCTTCGCCGTGTCGCAGACGACGGGGGAGGCGCGGCTCCGCTGGGACCCGTTCATCCGGCACCAGCACTTCCTCGACGGCGCCACGCGGCCGGCCAAGGGAGTCCGCACGCTGACGGTGCAGCGCTTCGGCTTCCGGATGGAGAGCGAGTACGTCTCGTTCGCCCCGCCCACCAACGTCGGCTTCGCGATGACGACGGGCCCGTGGTTCTTCGCCCGCATGGGCGGCGGGTGGCGCTTCAAGCCGGTCGAGGGCGACCCCGGCAGCACCGCCGCCACCTGGCGCTACAACTTCACCTGCCGCCCGTCGTGGCTGGCACCGATCGCCGAGCGCGTCGGCGCGGTCGTCCTGCAACGGGACATCGACCGCCGCATCCGGGGCTACGCCCGCGGCTGCCAAGACCCGTTCGTGCTGGCCGCCGCCACGGCGACGCTGCCCGGCGCGACGCCCGCCGACTGA
- a CDS encoding ribose-phosphate diphosphokinase, producing the protein MSGIKITGENRLVLVSGRAHPDLANQIASELGSELIPTDARTFANGELYARYDESVRGADAFVIQSHSAPINEWLMEQLIMVDALKRASAKRITVVAPFYPYARQDKKGRGREPISARLVADLFKAAGAHRIMSVDLHAPQIQGFFDGPVDHLFAMPVLLEHFRTKLDNSTLTVVSPDMGRVRVADIWSEKLDAPLAIIHKRRDPLVPNQVTVHEIVGEVEGRVCLLVDDLIDTGRTIVKAAEALKAAGAIGVVVAATHAVFSDPAPEILSSDFIDSVVVTDTLPLTDHQKFDKLEILPIAPLIARAIHEVFDNGSVTSMFDGAA; encoded by the coding sequence GTGTCCGGAATCAAGATCACCGGCGAGAACCGACTCGTTCTGGTCTCGGGGCGTGCGCACCCCGACCTGGCGAACCAGATCGCGTCGGAGCTCGGCTCCGAGCTGATCCCGACCGACGCCCGCACCTTCGCGAACGGCGAGCTGTACGCCCGGTACGACGAGAGCGTCCGCGGCGCCGACGCGTTCGTGATCCAGTCGCACTCGGCACCGATCAACGAGTGGCTCATGGAGCAGCTGATCATGGTCGACGCCCTCAAGCGCGCCTCGGCGAAGCGCATCACGGTCGTGGCGCCGTTCTACCCGTACGCCCGACAGGACAAGAAGGGCCGTGGTCGCGAGCCGATCTCGGCCCGTCTCGTCGCCGACCTGTTCAAGGCCGCCGGCGCGCACCGCATCATGAGCGTCGACCTGCACGCTCCCCAGATCCAGGGATTCTTCGACGGCCCCGTCGACCACCTCTTCGCGATGCCAGTGCTGCTCGAGCACTTCCGCACCAAGCTCGACAACAGCACCCTCACCGTGGTCTCGCCCGACATGGGCCGCGTCCGCGTCGCCGACATCTGGAGCGAGAAGCTCGACGCGCCCCTCGCCATCATCCACAAGCGCCGCGACCCGCTGGTGCCGAACCAGGTCACCGTGCACGAGATCGTGGGCGAGGTCGAGGGCCGCGTCTGCCTGCTCGTCGACGACCTGATCGACACGGGCCGCACCATCGTCAAGGCCGCCGAGGCGCTCAAGGCCGCCGGCGCGATCGGCGTCGTCGTCGCGGCCACCCACGCGGTCTTCAGCGACCCGGCGCCCGAGATCCTCAGCAGCGACTTCATCGACTCGGTCGTCGTCACGGACACCCTGCCGCTGACCGACCACCAGAAGTTCGACAAGCTCGAGATCCTGCCGATCGCCCCGCTGATCGCCCGTGCGATCCACGAGGTCTTCGACAACGGCTCGGTCACGTCGATGTTCGACGGCGCCGCGTAG
- a CDS encoding MazG nucleotide pyrophosphohydrolase domain-containing protein: MHDDTGLEAEVRELSDVVEALLADQGGCEWNRAQTHESLVTYLVEECAELVEAIEVGSSDDRREELGDVLYQVVLHSALAARASGDAFDLADVVRDVRLKTVRRHPHVFGGENAADVDDIVRLWSAAKAVEKSSRTSAYDGVPRGLPALSRAQKLESRRVAAGALPADVGAHTADAAGAADDADVELSWGRDLLAVVDTAGRAGIDAERALRRAVREREGLLRARET; this comes from the coding sequence GTGCACGACGACACAGGGCTCGAGGCCGAGGTCCGAGAGCTGTCCGACGTGGTCGAGGCCCTGCTCGCCGACCAGGGCGGCTGCGAGTGGAACCGCGCGCAGACGCACGAGTCGCTCGTGACCTACCTCGTGGAGGAGTGCGCCGAGCTGGTCGAGGCGATCGAGGTCGGCTCCTCCGACGACCGGCGGGAGGAGCTGGGCGACGTGCTCTACCAGGTCGTCCTGCACTCGGCGTTGGCGGCCCGCGCCTCCGGCGACGCCTTCGACCTGGCCGACGTCGTGCGCGACGTCCGGCTCAAGACCGTGCGTCGGCACCCGCACGTCTTCGGGGGCGAGAACGCAGCGGACGTCGACGACATCGTGCGCCTCTGGAGCGCCGCGAAGGCCGTCGAGAAGTCGAGCAGGACGAGCGCCTACGACGGCGTGCCCCGGGGGCTGCCTGCCCTGTCCAGGGCGCAGAAGCTCGAGAGCAGGCGAGTCGCGGCGGGTGCGCTTCCGGCCGACGTCGGCGCGCACACCGCGGACGCCGCCGGCGCCGCCGACGACGCCGACGTCGAGCTGAGCTGGGGACGAGATCTGCTCGCCGTCGTGGACACGGCCGGTCGTGCAGGCATCGACGCCGAGCGCGCACTCCGCCGGGCAGTCCGCGAGCGAGAGGGCCTGCTCCGGGCTCGCGAGACATGA